GCTATTCGAGTCTGGGCGCTTGGACCCATATAGATGGCGTGGGCTATTAtatacgaaaatttgggaatcgggcagaattttaattttttagccCTAAAATGCTACAAAATGAGAAATGGTCATGGCGAaacgatgactattgttccttaggtcattttctTATGGCCAGAAATTTTTTAGATGATTCGGTTATGGTCGTCTGGATGCATGCAGATGATATGGGCTCTAGCATACGAAAATATGGAAATCGGGCGAAATTCTAATTTTTTgccttaaaatgccaaaaaagaggAACAGTCACGGCGAAGCGATGAGTATTATTCCTTAGTTTATTTTTTATGGACCGACAAAATATTAAGCGGCTTAAGTCCGGTCGCCCGGATGCATAcaaaaggcgtgggctatagcaaaCGAAAATCTAGAAATCGGACAGAATTCTAGTTttttggccataaaatgccaaaaacgaggAATTGTCATGGagaagcgatgactattgttccttaagtCGTTTTTTATGGGCCGGTAAAATTTTCGTCGATTCGGGTCTTGTCACCTAGATGCATGCAAATGGCATGGcttatatagcacacaaaaatccgGGAATCGTGCAAAATTCCATTGTTTTTGCcctaaaaccccaaaaatgaggAACATTCATGGCGAGGCGGCAACtaatgttccttaggtcatattttaTGGTCTGGAAATTTTTTTGGCGATTCGGGTCTGGGTGCCCATTCCCATCCGGATgacgtgggctataacacacgaaaatctaggaatcagcgaaatttcaattttatagccctaaaacgccaaaaatcgaggaacggtcatggcgaagcgATGACTATTGCTTCTTAGGTCGTTTTTATGGGCCATCAAAGTTTTAGGCGTTTCGAGTTCGAGCGCCTGGACCCATgtagatggcgtgggctatagcacacgaaaatctgggaatcaggcagaattttatttttttggcccTAAGATGCctaaaaatgaggaacggtcatcgCGAAGCGAagaatattgttccttaggttattTTTTATGGTCCAGTAAAGTTTTAGGCGATTCCGGTCCAGTCGCCCTGATTGATGCATGCAGATGGCAtgagctataacacacaaaaatctgggaatcgggtggaattccaatttttttgccctaaaatgccaaaaaacgaggaacgtTCATGGCaaagcgatgactattgttctcTATGACGTTTTTGATAGttcgacaaaattttaggcgattcgggtctggtAGCCCGGATGCATGCAgatggtgtgggctatagcatacgaaaatctgAGAATCGGATAACCCATCAAAagcatattatccacttagaaaatggataaacCAAAGGATAACCAATGGGTCAACtattacatttgtaaagcctcaaattggaggTTACTCGAGtttgggagactaggaattctcccaaaTAACGGATATTCATATTATCTAACGGTTAAATCATCTTTATCCGTATTAAAAATGGGTTGGGTtgaataatttatccgtttttttaTTACCCGTTTTCGACTCGCTCATATCCGACCAGGGCCGCCCGTTTGCTATCCCTAGTAGTAAGAGTTTTTGTACTGTCTGTATAATTTAACATGTTAGTAGTAAATTGTTTGTCTTATTTTTTAGTAAATTTATTTTTTAGTTATATGTAATTATCATTTGTGAGATTGTTTACAGTGGTAGTATACAAGTTTTTCTGCGGTGTCAATTTAATTATTTTGCTTTGATTAAGCACGAATATTGGTCAAATTGTATTTAAACGGATGTGGATCTAAATGTGGGAAAATGTTGACCTTATTGTTTATAAAAAGAAATTACGCTTTGTCTATTGTCTTATGACATGCAGGGTCTAATAATGACTTGTTAATGGTAAGATATTAAAACGTTATAAATAATGaaatacatatatttacaaaATATATGCAAGTTTATAACAACAAAAATTAGATAATACAATAATTGAATCTCCTTCTTTAAAATTATATTATGTAAATTTGAAATTCATGCGTAGTTATTGTAGGGTGAAAATGAAATGAGAAAAGGTCCAAAATTACTGGTTTGaatatttataatatggatcaatAATGCTTTATAAATTAATGATGTAGATATCTTTTACTATTATCTATTAGGAGAAGTCTAGATTAATCATTAACATGACCTTTCACCAAATTTACAACAATGGGAAAAAAGTTTCTCTATTCTAAGGTCCTCTTCTATCTCTAATgacacttttttttcttttatttttttaatatctaATTGCATAGAGGACATTGGAAATGAAAAGGAGAAAAGGGACAATAAAAAATGAATCTACATCCGTTATAAAAAAAGACTAGCCTGATGCACTAAGCTCCTGTTATGTACGGGGTCCAGAAAGGgacggaccacaagggtctattacaCACAACCTTATTCTGCATTTTttcaagaggttgtttccacctCTTCAACTCATGACCTCTTAATCACATGACATCAACTTTATCAGTTACATCAAGGTTCTCCTTCAATATACAACTATTATATTGGATGAAAAACTCTCATACTCCTTCCGTTTTAAATTAGATGAggtacttttctttttagtctattcctaaataaatgacacatttttaaattttgaaataattcaactttaaacttttcattttatccattattgagaaacttttataaccacaaaAATATCATGATTCCACAAAGTTTTTACCTCTTAAGATTTTAAAaccataaatttcaaaaatctattttttttcttaaatttatgCAGAGCCAAACTACGTCGTATGAGTAATATTTGATAGTCCATTGGTGAAATACATGAAAAGTCAAAAACCTCTATAGGAACTCAATTAATAATCCAACAAGGATAAACCTTTCCTTTCCAACTAGACGATTTCAAGGACAGCTTTCATTTCTTATTTAGAAAATTCATTCTTCTTTTTCCTCCTATTTTCCATCTTCTTCTTTCCATCCTACAAACTATGGAAGGAAAAAAAGGTAACATAATCCTCTTCCCTTTCATGGCACAAGGCCATATAATCCCTTTCTTAGCCTTAGCTTTCAAACTTGAACAAAAGGGATATCAAATCACTTTCATAAACACACCACTAAACATCAAAAAACTCAAATCATCACTCCCTACAAAATCTTCAATTCACTTTCTTGAAATACCCTTTGACAGTACTAAACATGGTCTTCCACTAGATGCTGAAATCAATGATTCTCTCCCTTATAATCTTGTTTTCAAGCTTCTTGAAATATCCCCTACACTTGAACCTAATTTCAAGAAAATTCTAAGTGATCTTGTGGATGAAAAGATTGGATTTTTCAAGAAACCAATTTGTGTTATAGCAGATTTCTTTTTTGGATGGTCAGCTAAGGTAACTCATGAATTTGGTATTTTCCATGCTATTTTTTGTGGTACTAGTGGATTTGGGTTAGCTTGTTATTACTCTATGTGGTTAAATTTACCTCATAGATATACTGATAAACTTGAGTTTATACTACCTGATTTTCAAGAAGCTGGAAAATTTCATGTTACACAATTGTCACCTAGTCTAGCAATAGCAGATGGAAATGATCCTTATTCAATTTTTCAGTTGAAAAATCTTCCAACTTGGAAAAATTCAGATGGGGTTCTTTTCAATACAGTTGAAGAGTTTGACAAAAATGGATTAATGTATTTTAGAAGGAAGTTATGTATACCAATTTGGGCAATAGGACCAATAAATTTGCAAGAAAATGATAGAGTAAGACTAAGTCCTAGGAAAGAACTAGGAATTTCCTTGGATATATGCAAAGAATGGTTggataaaaaggagaaaaaatcaGTTCTTTACATATGTTTTGGTGCACAAAATACAATCTCCGCATCTCAAATAATGCAATTAGCAAAAGCATTAGATGGTCTTGAAATAAATTTTATTTGGGTAATTAGACCACCTTTAGGGTTTGATATAAATACTGAATTTAAACCAGAAGAATGGTTACCAGAAGGGTTTATTCAAACAgttcaagaaaatgaaaaaagaggattAATAGTGTTAAATTGGGCACCTCAAGTTGAAATCTTGGCACATGAATCAATAGGTGGATTTTTAAGTAATTGTGGTTGGAATTCAGTTTTTG
The Nicotiana sylvestris chromosome 11, ASM39365v2, whole genome shotgun sequence DNA segment above includes these coding regions:
- the LOC104232530 gene encoding UDP-glycosyltransferase 92A1-like, whose product is MEGKKGNIILFPFMAQGHIIPFLALAFKLEQKGYQITFINTPLNIKKLKSSLPTKSSIHFLEIPFDSTKHGLPLDAEINDSLPYNLVFKLLEISPTLEPNFKKILSDLVDEKIGFFKKPICVIADFFFGWSAKVTHEFGIFHAIFCGTSGFGLACYYSMWLNLPHRYTDKLEFILPDFQEAGKFHVTQLSPSLAIADGNDPYSIFQLKNLPTWKNSDGVLFNTVEEFDKNGLMYFRRKLCIPIWAIGPINLQENDRVRLSPRKELGISLDICKEWLDKKEKKSVLYICFGAQNTISASQIMQLAKALDGLEINFIWVIRPPLGFDINTEFKPEEWLPEGFIQTVQENEKRGLIVLNWAPQVEILAHESIGGFLSNCGWNSVFESLINGVPLIGWPMAADQFFNAKLLEEEIGVCVEMARGTTFDVRYGDLIEKIELVMGESEKGKRLRGKACEIKEMIKDAARDEDDYKGSSVRAMDEFFNAVLLMKERIEIGSQ